The following proteins are encoded in a genomic region of Doryrhamphus excisus isolate RoL2022-K1 chromosome 6, RoL_Dexc_1.0, whole genome shotgun sequence:
- the syt19 gene encoding synaptotagmin-5, which yields MMVLPAGDLASARQLTSAAALSFPFSAAVKYSILGLSVSLLLVALGILAWQAFKCFKRQRSTTDRHEAVNGELLNSDVRSQTRQYKGIPAIKVEDVDADILSRNSLGPDQEAADDKVKGFLHYSVYFDQQQRQLVVTVLEVEGLQQQSQISSLQLFVQLKLLWKGSEKGERCIEDGEGGTPSALCTVLQDFQTRIVKGTCNPLFGDQFSCILRDEKELNHIHLRMEVRDYDKYSRHTALGEVRTSLGQFNISYPLELKGKLHSPRKDLVGEVLLSLKLLPTSQRLEVGVLKVRTVHKEPHVDAALYARITVQCNRCKLKYQKTSAMEHGTMTVFNEVLVFSLPDFDLQQCKIMVSIFETHSSRKPSKHLIGQLVVKKDKHSEDKHWGLMIRSARQPIAMWHALLI from the exons ATGATGGTGCTTCCAGCGGGCGACCTTGCCTCTGCCAGGCAGTTGACATCGGCTGCAGCTTTGAGTTTTCCCTTCTCAGCTGCAGTGAAATACAGCATCCTGGGTTTGTCAGTTTCTCTTCTCCTGGTCGCATTGGGCATTTTAGCCTGGCAGGCTTTTAAATGCTTCAAACGCCAACGCAGCACCACTGACCGCCATGAAGCAG TGAACGGTGAGTTGCTAAACTCGGATGTCAGATCTCAAACCAGACAATACAAAGGAATCCCAGCTATTAAG GTGGAGGATGTTGATGCAGACATCTTATCTCGGAACTCCTTGGGACCCGACCAGGAAGCAGCGGATGATAAA GTTAAAGGATTTCTCCACTACTCCGTCTACTTTGACCAGCAGCAGCGCCAGCTTGTGGTTACAGTCTTGGAGGTCGAGGGGCTTCAGCAACAAAGTCAGATCAGCAGCCTCCAGCTTTTTGTCCAACTGAAGCTCCTGTGGAAAGGATCTGAGAAGGGGGAGCGTTGCATTGAAGATGGG GAAGGAGGGACACCATCAGCCCTATGCACCGTGCTGCAGGACTTCCAGACTCGCATTGTGAAAGGAACCTGTAACCCCTTGTTTGGAGACCAGTTCAGCTGTATTCTGCGTGATGAAAAGGAGCTGAATCACATTCACCTCAGGATGGAG GTAAGAGACTATGATAAATACTCCAGACACACAGCATTGGGAGAGGTGAGGACATCCCTGGGGCAATTCAATATTTCTTACCCTCTGGAGCTGAAGGGAAAACTTCACAGTCCcaggaag GATCTTGTAGGTGAGGTGCTTTTGTCACTTAAGTTACTCCCAACTTCTCAGAGACTTGAGGTTGGAGTGTTAAAGGTTCGAACGGTCCACAAGGAGCCCCACGTGGATGCAG CCTTGTATGCAAGGATCACTGTGCAGTGCAACCGCTGCAAGTTGAAGTACCAGAAAACCTCCGCGATGGAACATGGGACGATGACCGTTTTTAATGAGGTTCTTGTATTCTCCTTGCCAGATTTTGATCTACAACAGTGTAAAATTATGGTCTCTATTTTTGAGACTCACTCAAGTAGGAAGCCATCCAAACATCTTATCGGACAGTTGGTGGTGAAGAAAGACAAACATTCAGAAGACAAGCACTGGGGTCTTATGATCCGCTCGGCTCGTCAGCCAATAGCGATGTGGCATGCTCTTCTTATCTGA
- the LOC131131637 gene encoding C-signal-like — MSGLACFKNCGSVMVTGANRGLGLQLVESLVTGGFSPGKIIATARDPGSALKLNELAKKHPQVHIITLDVQSQEGIQKCAEEVHQLVQEEGLNCLINNAGVNVVADLHTVTAEKMIENFHTNAVAPLMITKAFLPLLKQAASRAPRGAVSMSIQRAAVVNMSSLLGSIKLVSAEQMNTFNWYPYRTSKSALNMVSRCLAVDLEPDGILCVAVHPGWVRTDMGGSQAPLSPEESVSSLLSVLGGLSEKDHGSFVNYTGEPLPW, encoded by the exons ATGAGTGGTCTCGCATGTTTTAAAAACTGCGGTTCCGTGATGGTAACGGGAGCGAACCGAGGATTGGGACTGCAGTTGGTGGAAAGTCTGGTAACCGGAGGATTTTCACCGGGGAAGATTATAGCCACAGCCAGAGACCCCGGCAGCGCGCTG AAACTTAATGAATTGGCGAAGAAGCATCCCCAAGTCCACATAATTACTCTGG ATGTGCAGAGTCAAGAGGGTATCCAGAAGTGTGCGGAGGAGGTGCATCAGCTGGTGCAGGAGGAAGGTCTGAACTGCCTCATAAACAACGCAGGAGTCAATGTGGTGGCTGACCTCCATACTGTTACTGCTGAGAAGATGATTGAGAACTTCCATACTAATGCTGTGGCCCCTCTAATGATCACCAAG GCATTCCTTCCGCTGCTGAAGCAAGCTGCATCCAGAGCACCACGCGGTGCGGTGAGCATGAGCATCCAGAGAGCGGCTGTCGTTAACATGTCTTCTCTACTTGGCTCCATAAAGCTTGTAAGTGCAGAGCAGATGAACACCTTCAACTGGTACCCCTATCGAACATCTAAG AGTGCCCTCAACATGGTGAGCCGCTGTTTGGCAGTAGATCTAGAACCTGATGGCATTCTTTGTGTGGCTGTACACCCAGGCTGGGTCCGCACCGACATGGGTGGTTCTCAG GCTCCACTGAGTCCGGAAGAGAGTGTTTCTTCTCTTTTGTCTGTTCTTGGTGGACTAAGTGAGAAAGATCACGGTTCGTTTGTGAACTACACAGGGGAGCCATTGCCTTGGTGA